GTCACCGAGCCAGCTCTGCTCAAAGCGCTCTTGGAAGCAATCCAGATCCTTACCCCCTTCAACCCCAACAAACAGGGCTTCGGCCAGGGTTTCAGCCGCCACTATGCCACTCTTCATGGCGGTATGTGTGCCTTTAATCTTGGCAAAGTTCAGGGTGCCGGCATCACAGCCAATCAGCAAACCACCGGGGAAACTCATCTTGGGCAGAGAGTTCAGGCCGCCCTTGGTAATGGCACGGGCACCGTAAGAGATGCGCTCGCCGCCTTCCAGATACTGGGCAATCACTGGATGGGTCTTGTAACGCTGGAACTCATCGAAGGGGCTCAGATGCGGATTCTGGTAATTCAGGTCGATAATGAGGCCAACCACCACTTGGTTATCTTCCATATGATAGAGGAAGCCACCACCGGATGACTTGGACTCGGTCAAGGGCCAGCCACCTGTGTGCACCACCAGCCCGGGCGTGTGCTTGCCTTCGGGTACTTTCCACAGTTCTTTGAAACCCAAACCGTAATGCTGCGGGGTCTTGCCGTTGTCCAGGTGGAACTTTTCAATCAACTGCTTACCGAGGTGGCCACGACAGCCCTCCGCAAAAACTGTGTATTTGGCGTGCAGCTCCATGCCGGGCATAAAGCTGTCTTTGGCCTCGCCATTGGCGCCGATGCCCATATCACCGATAAGTATGCCTTTAACACTGCCATCGTCATTGAACAGGAGCTCACTGGCGGCAAAGCCCGGGAAGATTTCCACGCCAAGCTCTTCGGCGCGACCGCCGAGCCAGCGCACCAGGTTACCCACACTGATGATGTAGTTGCCTTCGTTGTGCATGGTTTTGGGCACTATGGCATTGGGCATCAGTTTGCCGTCATGGGGGGACTTGAGCAGATGGATTTCATCATGGGTCACGGCGGTATTGAGCGGAGCGCCCGTTTCACGCCAATCGGGGAACAGCTCATCCAGCACGTTGGGCTCAAACACGGCGCCCGATAAAATGTGCGCGCCGACTTCAGATCCTTTTTCGACCACGCAAACGGTCAGTTCCTTTTCTGCATCACGGCTAATCTGCATTAAGCGGCAGGCTGTCGCCAATCCGGCAGGACCTGCACCCACGATAACAACATCGAACTCCATGAATTCGCGTTCCATCTTTCACCTCATTCCTGTACTTGTGCCCCCGATGTAAACGGGTGTTTTATATTCTGTAACTCAACCACCTTACCCGAAATCCACTCGCAGGCACAGTAGATAGCTGGTTGGGGCAGTGCAAACCACCATAATATTCCGAGTGAGCGGCGTCACAATTTGTTCACGGCAGCATGATCCAGACCAATAAATACACGTTTAGAGGTATGGTTCGGTCATGCTTTAGGCCTATAATCCCTCAATGACGGTTCTCCGAGCTCCTGCACCTAAGTCAATGGATATGGTGTTTGAGCCGTGGCGCGGTGCCACCGGGGTGGGGTGCAGAAATGGCTTCACCTCCCGATACTTGGAAAGGTGATCATGTCTCAACTTCAAGACAGCTTTGGTCGTAAGTTTCACTATTTGCGGATGTCGGTTACCGACGTTTGCAACTTCAAATGCAGCTATTGTCTGCCCGACGGCTACCACCCAGATGGTAGGCCGAGTTTTCTGACCCTCAGTGAAATCGAAAATCTGATTGCCGCCTTTGCCAAGGCCGGTACCCGCAAGGTGCGTATCACCGGCGGAGAGCCGACCCTGCGCAAAGACTTTACCGATATCATCCGGGTCATCGCAGACAACCAGGCCATCAATACCCTGGCCACCACCACCAACGGTTACCGCCTGGAGCAACATGCCAAAGAGTGGTTTGATGCGGGATTACGCCGTATCAATGTGTCGGTGGACAGTCTCGACCCCAGAATGTTTTACCAAATTACCGGTGAAAACAAATTCGATACCGTGATGAGGGGCATAGATGCCGCCCTGAATGCTGGCTTCGAGCGGGTAAAGATCAACGCCGTGCTGCTTAAGGGCCTCAACGATAAAGACTTGCCACGCTTCCTGCACTGGATCAAAAACACCCCCATCGATTTGCGTTTTATCGAGCTGATGGAAACCGGCCTTGGTCGCGACTATTTCCAGGCACACCATCTGCCCGGCAGCCAAATCAAGCAACAGCTGCTTGCCGATGGCTGGCAGCTGGACGAACGCGGCGCCGAAGATGGTCCAGCACAAAACTTCAGCCACAGCGACTATCGGGGCCGCATCGGGCTTATCATGCCCTATGAGAATAACTTCTGCGCCAGCTGTAACCGGCTGCGGGTGTCCGCCAAGGGCAAGCTGCATCTGTGTCTCTTCACCGAGCAGGGACTGGATCTTCGGGATCTGTTGCAAAGCCCAGAGCAACAACCGGCGTTGCTGGCGCGGCTCGAAGATCAGCTCAGGCTCAAAAAAGAGACCCACTTCCTGCATCAGGGCATTACCGGCGTGACCCAGCATCTGGCGTCCATTGGCGGCTGATTTCAGCCGCTGCCCCTGATCTGTTTCAGTTCACCCAGTGCCGAAGGAGACACCATGGGACACTGCCGCGAAACCGAATTCAAACCCCTGAATATTGCTGTGCTGACGCTGTCAGATACCCGGGATGAGTCCAACGATACCTCGGGCGCCTTCCTTGCCGATGCCGTTACCGGGGCGGGTCACAGGCTCGTTGCCCGGCGCATTATCAAGGATGACAAATACCTCATTCGCGCCCACATCTCCGCCTGGATTGCCGACCCTGAGGTGCAGGTAATTATCAGCACCGGCGGTACCGGCTTCTCGGGCCGTGACAATACGCCGGATGCCGTGATGCCTCTGTTTGACAAGGCCATTGAGGGTTTCGGTGAGCTGTTCCGCTACCTGAGTTTCCAGGAGCTTGGCACGTCCACTGTGCAATCCCGTGCCCTTGGCGGCGTCGCCAACGGTACCGCCATTTTTTGCCTGCCCGGCTCCACCGGTGCCTGTCGCACCGCCTGGCGTGGCATACTCAGTGAACAACTGGATGCCCGCCATCGCCCCTGTAATTTTGTTGCCCATCTTAAACCCGCCAAGGAGTTGCCATCATCATGAGTGCTTTTACCCATTTGAGTGACAAGGGCACAGCCCATATGGTGGACGTCACGGATAAAACCGTGACCGAGCGCGAGGCCCGCGCCGAAGCCTACATAGAGATGGCCCCCGCCACACTGGCGATGATCCTCGAAGGCAAACATCACAAGGGTGACGTATTCGCCACCGCCCGCATCGCCGGTATCATGGCAGCCAAGAAAACCTCCGATCTGATTCCCCTCTGTCACCCGCTTGCGCTGACCAAAGTGGAAGTGGAACTGGAGCCGGAGCCGGAACAGAGCCGGGTCAGAATAACCAGTTTGTGCAAGCTGTCAGGAAAAACCGGAGTGGAAATGGAAGCCCTGACTGCCGCCTCCGTGGCCGCGCTGACCATTTACGACATGTGCAAAGCTGTCCAGAAGGACATGGTGATCTCTCAGGTACGTCTTTTGGAAAAACGTGGCGGAAAATCCGGCCACTTCAAGGTGTAACTCATATGATAAATGTGCTTTTTTTTGCTCAGGTACGTGAGCTCTTGGGTGAATCCTCTCTGACACTCGATGCCGGTGAAGGCACGGCAACCGCCGATGCACTGCGCCAAACCCTGGCAAATCGCAGCGACAAATGGGCCAAGGTATTGGCCTCTGACAAGCTGCTGGTAGCGGTGAACCAAACCCTGTGCCACTGGCACACGCCCATCAAGGATGGCGACGAAGTGGCCTTTTTCCCGCCGGTCACCGGAGGTTGATATGAGCCAAAACCGCATTCTGGTGCAAACCGCCGATTTCAGCGTGCCCGGGGAATACCAACGCATTGCCGCCGACAATCAGGATGGCGCCGTGGTGACCTTCGTCGGCAAAGTGCGTGACTTCAACGAAGGTAATCAGGTGAGCGACCTGACCCTGGAGCACTACCCCGGCATGACCGAAAAGGTGCTGGAACAAATCGCCGACCAGGCCCGTGAACGCTGGCCGCTGAATCACCTCACCATCATCCACAGGGTCGGTACTATGCACTTGGGTGAGCAAATTGTGTTTATCGGTGTCAGCAGTGCCCATCGCAAGGCGGCCTTCGCTGCCTGTGAGTTCCTTATCGACTTCCTAAAGACCAAGGCCCCCTTCTGGAAACTGGAAACCAGTGACAAGGGCCAAGGCTGGGTCGAGGCCCGCGATGCAGACGATCAGGCCGCCAAGGCCTGGGAGCAATAAACAACCCGCGAAGGACCAAGGATGATGTTAGTGCGTCTGCTTGTGCTGCTGATACTGCTGGGGGGTGGCACCCTCGGATTTGCCCGTGCCGAGACAGTCACTGTGGCGGCGGCAGCCAACATTAAGTTTGCCATGGAAGACATCGCCCGCAACTTTGAGCAGAGCTCTGGCCATAAGCTCAGGGTCAGTTATGGCTCATCGGGTAACTTTGCCTCACAAATCCGCCATGGCGCGCCCTTTGAGTTGTTTCTTTCCGCCGACGAGCAGTATGTAAACCGGCTGCAGGACGCCGGCGTGGTGCAAAACAACGGTGTTATCTACGCCTATGGCCGGTTGGCTTTGGTGGCAGCCAAGTCCTCGCCGCTGAAGCTGGATAATGAGTTTGAAGGTTTGCGGCAACTGCTTAAAACCGGCGAGCTCAAGCGCTTTGCTCTGGCCAATCCGGATTTAGCCCCCTACGGCGAACGCGCCAGAGCCCTGCTGCAACAGGCAGACCTGTGGGACGCCATCAAAGACAAATTGGTGTTGGGTGAAAACGTCTCTCAGGCGGCGCAATTTGCGATTTCCGGCTCGGCCCAGGGCGGCATAGTGGCTCTGTCGCTGGCGGTTGCACCCCAGTTTCGTACCAAGGCGAATTACCTCCCCATCCCGGAAGACCAGCATCAGCCGCTGGCACAGCGCATGGTGTTAATGCCGAGGGCTTCTGCTGCTGCCAATAGCTTTTACCAATATTTACAGGGAGATGAGGCACGTAAAGTCTTCGCCGACTATGGTTTCTCACTGCCGACCAAGGCCCACGGAGCGCCCTGATGGATTGGCAGTCGCTGTGGCTATCGGGCAAGCTGGCGCTGGTGACAGTGCTTATCCTGCTGCCGCTGTGCGTGTTTGCCGGGCGCGCCCTCGCCTATCATCAATTTCGCGGGAAGAGCCTGATTGAGGCCCTCATCATGGTGCCACTGGTCTTGCCCCCCACTGTGGTGGGTTACTATCTGCTGGTCAGCTTCGGCAGTGAGAGTTGGCTCGGCCAATGGCTCAGGGACAGCTTTGGCATTGAGCTGGTGTTCCATTTTTCAGGCCTGGTACTGGCGTCAATCTTGGTCAATATTCCCTTTGCGTTACAGCCCATACAGCGGGCCTTCGAAGCCATTCCCGTGGATGTGCGGGACGCCGCGGCATGCTGCGGCATGAGCAAAAGCAAAATCCTCACCCGCATAGAACTGCCGATGATCTGGCCCGGACTGGTCACCGCTCTGGTGCTCACCTTTTCCCATGTGCTGGGAGAATTTGGCGTCGTACTGATGATGGGCGGCAATATCAGCGGTGAAACCAAAACCATCTCCATAGCAATCTACGACAGCGTGCAGGCATTTGACTTCGACGCTGCCGGGATCATGTCGCTTATTCTGCTGCTTTTTGCCATCAGTGCACTGGCATTGACCACCAGTCTTTCACGTCGAATGGGAGGCCAGCATGAGCGGCAACGCTGAGCTTCAGGTACAGATTCGACAAACCAAAGGAATCCGCATCGAGGCCAATTTTCGCTGCCGTGCCGGTGAATTTCTGGCGGTGGTGGGCCCTTCGGGTGGCGGTAAAACAACACTGCTGAGGATGATTGCCGGGCTCGCCAAACCCGAGAGTGGCAGCATTCGCTGCGGTAAACGCACCTGGTTTGACAGTGAAGAGGGCATCAACTGCTCGCCCCAGCATAGGCATATAGGGTTTGTCCCTCAGCATTTTGGCCTGTTTCCCAAACTCAGTGCCCTTGGCAATATCATGGCTGCCCTTGACCATCTGCCCAGCCACGAGCGCAGGCCAAGAGCCCTGGCAGCGTTGGAAAAGGTCAATCTTCATGGTTTGACCGACCGCCTGCCTTCCCAGCTTTCCGGCGGCCAAAAGCAACGCGTTGCGCTGGCAAGAGCGCTGGCGCGGGAGCCCAGGGTATTACTGCTGGACGAGCCCTTCTCGGCCGTAGACCGTGAAACCCGGGAACGCCTCTATCTGGAACTGGCCCGGCTCAAAGCCGAGCTGAACATTCCGGTTATCATGGTGACCCATGACCTGAATGAAGCCCTGCTGCTTGCGGACAGTATGCTGCTGATTAGTCAGGGACATATGCTGCAGCACGGCACACCCCAGGACGTCTTTTCCCGTCCCCGCAACGAAGCCGTTGCCCGGCAAATGGGCCTGCGAAATATCTTCGATGCCCATGTGGTCGCCCAGGATGGCGCCAAGGGCGTGACCTGGCTGAAGTTCGGCGACCGCCTGATTGCCTCCGATAGCCTGCCCCGTGTAAACATTGGCGACAAGGTGCGCTGGGTGATCCCCAATCAGGGAATACGCTTCAACTCCATTGCCAGCGGCCGTTTGTGTCGCAGTTTCAATATTCTGCCTATCCATATCGACAGCCTGCTGACCCTGGGAGAATCGGTGCGGATAGAAGCCAGTGTCCAGGACTCGGGAGAAAGACTCAACGTCGAGATCCCGCTGCATCTGGCCCACAAACTGGCGCTTACGCAGGGCGCGGCCACCGAGGTAGCGCTCAAGTCAGATCAGGTACACATCTTCGAGATGATCAAAGCTTAATCTTGCCGCCACCCTCATTTCAGTCCCAAGCCGTTAGACTGCTGCCATAGTCTGAAATGAGGAGTGCCCATGCGTATCATAATGCCATTGGTTCTGGCGCTGGGGCTGATTACAGCCACGGCCACTGCCCTCACCCATGCGGCCAATACCGAGCAGG
This sequence is a window from Shewanella zhangzhouensis. Protein-coding genes within it:
- a CDS encoding electron transfer flavoprotein-ubiquinone oxidoreductase; translation: MEREFMEFDVVIVGAGPAGLATACRLMQISRDAEKELTVCVVEKGSEVGAHILSGAVFEPNVLDELFPDWRETGAPLNTAVTHDEIHLLKSPHDGKLMPNAIVPKTMHNEGNYIISVGNLVRWLGGRAEELGVEIFPGFAASELLFNDDGSVKGILIGDMGIGANGEAKDSFMPGMELHAKYTVFAEGCRGHLGKQLIEKFHLDNGKTPQHYGLGFKELWKVPEGKHTPGLVVHTGGWPLTESKSSGGGFLYHMEDNQVVVGLIIDLNYQNPHLSPFDEFQRYKTHPVIAQYLEGGERISYGARAITKGGLNSLPKMSFPGGLLIGCDAGTLNFAKIKGTHTAMKSGIVAAETLAEALFVGVEGGKDLDCFQERFEQSWLGDELHRSRNFGPAMHKFGTFLGGAFNFIDQNIFGGKLPITLRDNKADYAQMGLASDFPKIDYPKADGKLSFDKLSSVYLSNTFHEEDQPCHLRLKDAAVPLAVNLPKFDEPAQRYCPAGVYEVVEEAGEKKFVINGQNCIHCKTCDIKDPSQNITWVTPEGAGGPNYPNM
- the moaA gene encoding GTP 3',8-cyclase MoaA, whose translation is MSQLQDSFGRKFHYLRMSVTDVCNFKCSYCLPDGYHPDGRPSFLTLSEIENLIAAFAKAGTRKVRITGGEPTLRKDFTDIIRVIADNQAINTLATTTNGYRLEQHAKEWFDAGLRRINVSVDSLDPRMFYQITGENKFDTVMRGIDAALNAGFERVKINAVLLKGLNDKDLPRFLHWIKNTPIDLRFIELMETGLGRDYFQAHHLPGSQIKQQLLADGWQLDERGAEDGPAQNFSHSDYRGRIGLIMPYENNFCASCNRLRVSAKGKLHLCLFTEQGLDLRDLLQSPEQQPALLARLEDQLRLKKETHFLHQGITGVTQHLASIGG
- the moaB gene encoding molybdenum cofactor biosynthesis protein B — protein: MGHCRETEFKPLNIAVLTLSDTRDESNDTSGAFLADAVTGAGHRLVARRIIKDDKYLIRAHISAWIADPEVQVIISTGGTGFSGRDNTPDAVMPLFDKAIEGFGELFRYLSFQELGTSTVQSRALGGVANGTAIFCLPGSTGACRTAWRGILSEQLDARHRPCNFVAHLKPAKELPSS
- the moaC gene encoding cyclic pyranopterin monophosphate synthase MoaC, with amino-acid sequence MMSAFTHLSDKGTAHMVDVTDKTVTEREARAEAYIEMAPATLAMILEGKHHKGDVFATARIAGIMAAKKTSDLIPLCHPLALTKVEVELEPEPEQSRVRITSLCKLSGKTGVEMEALTAASVAALTIYDMCKAVQKDMVISQVRLLEKRGGKSGHFKV
- the moaD gene encoding molybdopterin synthase sulfur carrier subunit, translated to MINVLFFAQVRELLGESSLTLDAGEGTATADALRQTLANRSDKWAKVLASDKLLVAVNQTLCHWHTPIKDGDEVAFFPPVTGG
- the moaE gene encoding molybdopterin synthase catalytic subunit MoaE, yielding MSQNRILVQTADFSVPGEYQRIAADNQDGAVVTFVGKVRDFNEGNQVSDLTLEHYPGMTEKVLEQIADQARERWPLNHLTIIHRVGTMHLGEQIVFIGVSSAHRKAAFAACEFLIDFLKTKAPFWKLETSDKGQGWVEARDADDQAAKAWEQ
- the modA gene encoding molybdate ABC transporter substrate-binding protein, which codes for MMLVRLLVLLILLGGGTLGFARAETVTVAAAANIKFAMEDIARNFEQSSGHKLRVSYGSSGNFASQIRHGAPFELFLSADEQYVNRLQDAGVVQNNGVIYAYGRLALVAAKSSPLKLDNEFEGLRQLLKTGELKRFALANPDLAPYGERARALLQQADLWDAIKDKLVLGENVSQAAQFAISGSAQGGIVALSLAVAPQFRTKANYLPIPEDQHQPLAQRMVLMPRASAAANSFYQYLQGDEARKVFADYGFSLPTKAHGAP
- the modB gene encoding molybdate ABC transporter permease subunit; the encoded protein is MDWQSLWLSGKLALVTVLILLPLCVFAGRALAYHQFRGKSLIEALIMVPLVLPPTVVGYYLLVSFGSESWLGQWLRDSFGIELVFHFSGLVLASILVNIPFALQPIQRAFEAIPVDVRDAAACCGMSKSKILTRIELPMIWPGLVTALVLTFSHVLGEFGVVLMMGGNISGETKTISIAIYDSVQAFDFDAAGIMSLILLLFAISALALTTSLSRRMGGQHERQR
- a CDS encoding ABC transporter ATP-binding protein — its product is MSGNAELQVQIRQTKGIRIEANFRCRAGEFLAVVGPSGGGKTTLLRMIAGLAKPESGSIRCGKRTWFDSEEGINCSPQHRHIGFVPQHFGLFPKLSALGNIMAALDHLPSHERRPRALAALEKVNLHGLTDRLPSQLSGGQKQRVALARALAREPRVLLLDEPFSAVDRETRERLYLELARLKAELNIPVIMVTHDLNEALLLADSMLLISQGHMLQHGTPQDVFSRPRNEAVARQMGLRNIFDAHVVAQDGAKGVTWLKFGDRLIASDSLPRVNIGDKVRWVIPNQGIRFNSIASGRLCRSFNILPIHIDSLLTLGESVRIEASVQDSGERLNVEIPLHLAHKLALTQGAATEVALKSDQVHIFEMIKA